Part of the Acidimicrobiia bacterium genome, GTCGTTCCTGGGTGCCCCCCGGGCCCTAACGCTGCTGCTGGTCGGTGGTCAGGTGGCGGTAGACGACGTCGGAGAGGCGCCGTTTCAGTACCCGGATCGCTTCTTTCTTTGTTTTACCTTCAGCGAGTTTGCGTTC contains:
- a CDS encoding IS110 family transposase, which produces ERKLAEGKTKKEAIRVLKRRLSDVVYRHLTTDQQQR